The DNA sequence TTCGTACTGAGCTGCGAATACCATCAGCTCCCACTACAACATCTGCTTTAACGTTTTTGATTTGGCCGTCAACTTGAAAGTTTAGCGTGACTTCGCCATCAGCTTGCTTAAGATCCAAAAGCTGATGTCCCCATTGTACCTTATCCGGTCCGCCGAGTTGCTCTAATAGGGCTAAACGTAAAGATTGCCTGGAAATATGCACATTGGTTCGTTTTGTAAACGTATTTTCTTCGGTCTGCAACCACTTTCGTATGCCCCACTCTCCGATCACTTTTCCTTCGGTAGTATGCACCACATGTCTGGTAGAAATGACTCCTTGTTCTAAAGAAAAAATACCTAATCCTTCGATTGCTTTACTAGCTTGTTGCAAAGTGAGTCCGTAACCCTGAGAGCGCTCATCAAAACTGTTATCGCGTTCAAAAAGAGTAAAAGGAATTCCGCGGTGCAAACAAGCTACTGCCAGAGCTACTCCACCGATGCCGCCACCAATAATTGCAACATGCGGATAGTTTTCGGTATCGATTATCGAAGGCTCAGGAGAGCGAACTAATCCCGAGCCGTTACACTTTAAACAAAGGACCAAATGGGCTTTAGGACGTACCGGAGCTGTCCCCTCACCTTTTGATTTTTCAAAAAGATCTAATTCTGACTGGTAGCGAAGTCGTACTTTTTTACTGAGTCTTTGGCTTTTTTTACCACGCCCCTGACATTCCTGACAACTAGTCCAGTTTCCTTTTACATCTTCCACTTTTTTCACTTCCATTTTGGTTCATTTGATCATGACTTTCTTCGATAATAAAAAACTTAGTCGATATATTAACTAATTCTTTTTAAAAAGAGCGCAAATATAATCTTTTGGCTTCATAATCTTGTACTGCCCTATTTTAATCCTTTAGGTTATCGGCAACAAACACCTGAAACCTTTTTGATAATTCCTCACTTAATGAGAATACACCAAAACTGAATGTTATTGAGTTAGGATGTTTTTGCACGCGGATTTTACGGATTAAGCGGGTTCTACGGATTTTTTTTATTTCATTACGCTAAAATCTGTGTGGCAATTTTTTTGATAATCCTTTACTTGGTGGCTTTGGACTAAAGCGCAATGTTACTAAGCTGACGTGTTTTTTCACGCAGATTCTGCAGATTGTGCGGATTTTTTTGTTTAATCTGCTAAATCTGCGTGAGACTTTTTTTGATAATCTTTTACCTAAATGACATTGGACTAAAGCGCAATTTTACTAAGCTGACGTGTTTTTTCACGCAGATTCTGCAGATTGTGCGGATTTTTTGGTTTAATCTGCTAAATCTGCGTGAGATTTTACAACTTTCCTTTTTCTAGTCTATATTTATCTTTCCTTCGACTATTATTTTGGCATTGCTGATTACTTCAAGTTCAGTGTTGCTACTAATTTTTAGTTGCATAAAGCCTCCTCTTTTTGAAGTCTGATAGGCTCGCATTTCTGTTTTTCCTAAAACTTGACTCCAATATTTAGCCAAAACAGAATGAGAAGCACCCGTAACCGGATCTTCGTTGATTCCGATCCAGGGACAAAAACATCTGGAATAGAAGTCATAGTACGCATCTTCTGATTTTGCCGTTACCACAACTTCTTTTATAACATCTGAAGATTGGATTGCCTTTGCAAAATCGGGAGTAATGTTCTCTAAGGTTGTTTTGTCTGAAACTTCAATAATTAACATATCTAACTCTTTTGCAAACTTTGTTGCAATAGGATTGTCAATACCAAACGCCTCATATAGTTCTTTATTTGGAGTATAGTCGATGGCATCGTACAAGGGAAATTTCATTTTTATATTTTCACCTTCGCTACCGGCATGTACTTTTAGATTGTGAAATGTGGTGAAATTTACAAAGGGTTTGTTTAAATGGTGTAGGACCAATTTTGCAGCTGCCAGTGTAGCGTGTCCGCAAAAATCGATCGCAACGGTTGGGGTAAAATATTGTATCGAATAGTCTGTATCGCTAGTTTCGGATCTTCTCAGAAATGCGGTTTCCGATAAATTGAGTTCGCTGGCAATAGCTTGCATTGTTGCGGTACTGATTTCCTTTTCTACCAGACAAACTCCTGCAGGATTGCCTTTAAACGCTTGGTCTGTGAAGGCGTCAATTATAAATACTTTCATTATAAATCTTTCTATTTTTATGTTTCGGATCCCCGTAAAACTGTTGCGAAATTGATATACCACTACAAAAAACAGTTAATACCATAAAACTAAGCGGTATTTACAGCAGTAGCTATAGTTCGCTAAAATAGAAAAGAAATTTAATTCTTCGGTATTAACTAATCCGAATTCCGGTATTTAATTGCTCTGTGATCGACATGGACTGACATTTGGTTAAAAAACTAGAAGCATAAGCCGGATATGTTCCGCTGTCGTGAGTTCCGGGAATGGTAAGATCATTCAATTTTTTATGATCCGGAATGTATCTCATCCATTTTTTGTTAAAATCCGTCATATCTATTTGGTTTTATATGAAGCTTTATTCGGTATTCAGAGAAACAAAATTAAAGGAATTTCTCTGTGCGGATATCCGTATTTCTACTTGTATTTGTGCTTTTGACATTCAAAAAAAACAAATTTTTCAGAAAATCAAACATTTATAACAAATAGGACATTACGGCATAAATTTACGCAATATCTTCAAAAACAAGTATTTCTACTCGATACCAAAAGTCGGATTTTTCATAATATTGTACAACAATTTAAAGCAGTGGAGTCAGAACCCACTTAAAAAAACGAGGCGGATTCCGAAAAGCCTTATGAGTAGGAAAAACAAACAAACGAATTCATTATGGCAACTTATCCTTATTCGCAGGATGCACTGTTAGTTAACAGCATCAAAGCAACAACTGTAGTATCTATTGTATCAGGAATGCAAGTATCTGTTACTACTTTTACTTCACCAGCAGGAGATTTAGGTAAAATCACTCTTTCGCCTGTACAGCCAACAGCTACAAATGTTGAGTTTAAAGCAGGAGCACAAAAACTACAAATAGACCTTATTAGCTTTAGAGCACAATTCGGACTTGACAGCGGTCAGGTTACTTGTAGCGGACGTGCAACGGATCAAGACGGTAATAACGAGACTGCTTTTGCTAAACAAATTGCTACTTGGTCTTAATTAAAATATCAGGGTAATTTCCTGGGATAAAAGATTTAGAAAGTCCAAGAACAGCATATAAAAATCTAATTTTAACATATAAATAACCTATTAAAAGTACTATTTATAAGTATGCCCCAATACTTCCTATATTGACATTACCCCAGGAAACTTCCTCAAATCACTCCTCAAAATTATGGCAACCTATCCTTATACCCAAGAGATAATGTTAACGAATAACATTAAATCAACCACTGTCGTTTCTATTGAAAATGGAATGGAAGTATCTGTTACCACTTTTTCTTCCTCATTAGGCGCAATGAACTCCGTACCTGGCTCCTCCTTAAAAGCATCTGATCCTCCAGTCGGAGCACTAGGATCTGTCACGCTTTCACCAGTCCAGTCAAAAGCCGTAGATATAAAATTTGTAGTGGGATCACTAAAAATTAACATAGAGCTAATCACTTTCAGAGCGCAATTCGCACTAGATACAGGTCAAGTTACCTGTCACGGATTTGTCTCAGATCTGCAGGATAATAATCGAATTTCTTTTGATAAAGTAATTGCTGCCTGGTCTTAATTAAAAACACCACGGTAATTCCCTGGGACAAAATAGAGTTATGAAATCAAAAACAGTATTCAGAAATCGAGCTTGTAATATAAATACGTTAATAAAAGTGCTGCTTATAAGTGCGTTTATGGCATTTCCTATAGCGACATTTGCTCAGGATCTCACTACGGTACCCTTGCAGGAAATAACGCCGCCTATTGTCGAATGTGGAACTTCCGGAGAGCGCTATTTTGGTGACTTGGCCATAGAGTACTCCATCGATTCAAAAGGTACTGTTGTAGTCTGCACTTTATATTTAGCTACCGTTTTGGTAGGCATACATTCTTTAACTGCGACTGATCCTATTTACCAATTCGATTTAAAATCCGGAGAAAGCACCACTAGCGGAAGTCTCAGCATTTTTCTGAATTTTTCACCATCAATTTCGACCCTCAAAGCAGATCTGACCTACACCGCTAAAGCCAACAACACCAGCTTTCCTTTTAAAGGTGATTTAGTAGGCTGGTATGTTTATGAGTAGAGACTTTAGATTGTAGATTTTAGATTGAAGATTTTAGATTGAAGATTTTAGATTGTAGATTTTAGATTGAAGATTTTAGATTGAAGATTTTAGACTTTAGATTTTTGATTGAAGATTCTGCAATTTGGAATTTAGAGTTTTCGTTTTTTAGAATTTAGATTTTTTGGAATTTGGAATTTCCATTTTTTGGAATTTAACATTAACCTTACTAAGTAGAATTTATGGCAACCTTACAATTCACAAATACTTCGTCAGGCAACACTTCGTTGTATCTGGCTGCAAAGGACTCTAATTGGTTCGCTTATCTTTTGGCAAAAGGAGTGACAGGACCCGAAAGTGGTACAATAGGTCTGGACGAACTGTCCGCTTACAATGGTTATTTTTTATTTTCTTTGAATGCGCCAACTATTGACATTACAACGTTTGTAGGTAATGTATATACCTTTCTTGGTCCGTTGCAAACGTATCAGTCGGCATCGGTTGTTTGGTTTGAAAATCCTAATACAGCATTAACTGCCAGCAATACAACTCAACTGATTTTGACAGGAGGCACCAATGGAAACTATACTGTTCTAACGGGACTTAATTATAATTTTGGAAATAATTATGCTACCCTATTCATAAGTAATAACAGTGTTGCGCTGACTTTGGATACGACCAATAACAGTATGACCATATCCGGTGATAATTATACTTTCCTACCTAATACCCCCTCTTCTAAAAGTGAGATTATGGGCACTATCGAAATTCCATTAACAGGAGTTGGACAAGGACGCATCAGGTTTACCTATGGTTTATATTCCTCCTCTGATTTTAGAAATTTTAATCTCAGCAACCAATACAGCTTTAATAATAATGCCAACAATGGCCTCTTGACGAGAGTTACTTATTCTCTTTTACTAGATGGGAATTTGAACGACTTAGTAACCATGCAAGGCAGTATCTATCCTTGCGACTTATTAAACAAAACCGGAGTAAACACCTATTTTGCTTTTTTAGGACAAACCTATAATACGCATACCCAACTAAAAACAATTACCATACTGCCCTCCTATTATCTGACTAATTTTGGTTATCCCTTAACTTTAATCCCTTATTTTAATTTTATAAATCACGATACTTCTCTAAACTATCCGACAGCAAACAGTTCGCTGTTAGTATTTAGTGAACAAACTCCAGACGATCCAAATGCGGTTTGGTATATGGTTCCTCAGGGAGGCTTATCACTTACGCTCGACATATCATATCAGAAAAATATAGACACCAACAAACAGGTACAATTAATGTGTGGACTGGGTTCTACAGAAACCGTTAGTTTTACGCCACAGTTTATTGATATTAATAATGTAATTACAGGTACCGGGGACTGGCTTTTCTACCAGACCAACCAAAATGCATTTGCACCCCAGTTCCCTATTCAGACTACTCAAAATGTGGTTGGCAGCAATACCACTCAGGAATGGCTCGCTAACAAATATATAACAGCATGGAATGGTGTTGTATTGGCTAATACAGAAAATATACCGGTAGTATATCATGCACAACCTCAGGGATCACCGTTATTCGCACCGGATAAAGATTCTCATTCCCCTTTGTTTAGCCATCTTACCACGGGATCGGGCGTATTGTCGGACGCAGCGGCTACTATATTTTTTCCTTTGGTACCTTATGGGGTCACAACGGCAACACCATCAGAGAATGTTTATTTTTCATTGTTTGAAAAACAGATCCTTAACCCTACCAGAAAAGCTATTATTGCCAATGCAATGAGTACGCAAAATATATCACCTGCATCATCCAGATTATTAAGTTCCAGAGCAACTAATGACGGTATATCCTCTACTAGTCCGCAAGGATTTTATGTTAATGTAGACCCCGCAACCGGAAAATGGAACACTTTGCAACTGGCCAGTAATCAATTTTTAACCTCAAAAGGGGTGCTTTCAAAAATATTTGATTTACAGTTTACTCCGCCAAGTTCCGTACTCCAAACCGCTCTACAATCGAATCAGTTGTTTCTTGTCATTTCTTATAATGAAAAACTGAGTGACGGTACTTATGTGCTGGATAATTTTAGCAATGAAATGGAAATTACAGAATGGCCTTTTATCTTAAATGTACCCAAAGAACCAACCAATGGGAAGTATAAAAACGTCATCATTTTTAAATTCTGCAATGGAAAACTAACCGACAAAGTTCAGAATATTCAGGGATGGAACTCACCGGACACCTTTAACGATACGAGCAGTAACGGACTGCCCAACCTTAGTATGTGGTTACAACAATACATACAAAACGGGATGGACAAATACACCGTACAACACGATAATGACTACTATAACTTTTACAAAATAGCCACAGATCCCAATTGGCAAGGTGTAATTTCACTTGGCGTTGACATCAGTGTACAAGATTTCCCTAAAGAATTACAAGGGTTGTTGGCAGGTATTGATTTAGATAAATTTTATGCTCATCATTTTGGAATTGATATCAGTATCGTAAACAACGAGGCTGGCGTGGTAGCCATGAAACATTCCAGTTCGATGTTTGCGCTGATCGATTATGAAGATCCGACATTTGAAGGTTTTGGATCCGATCCGATAGTTTACAAAGAAAAAGCGCCTATAAATGGTGCTGTTGATTATGACTTTGTGGTTTTACAATTAAAAATAGTCTTTACGAATAGTAAAATATACAATTACAACAGTTATTTGGCTTTAACCGTTAATAAATTGTTCGGAGAAAAAATTGACGCCGCCAACAGAGCCAATCTCATTATACTTACCGGAACCTACGAAAACAGCAATGGTGTACCTTCTTACACCTTTACCAATACAGCTGATAATCTTCTGAATCCGGTAAACAACAACATCATTACAGAGGTAGAAATTATAAAATCTGCCTTTGTCACGGTAGTTCCTCAAAACGACGAAACCAGTACTACGGTTAATGCTAAATTTTCTTTTTGGGGATTCATCAATTTTAACGATCTGTCGGGTTTTGATTTGTTTTCATTTGGATCAGAACCCGACAGTACAGTAAATAATTTCAGAGGATTATCCTACTCCAATATGTATGTAGATCTGACCTTTCAGTTGGAAACTCCTACTACCAAAACATTTGTATTTGATATTAGTCAGATGGCATTTGATGTGGGGCAAAGTACACCACGAAAAGACAGTTTGTATTCTCATTTTCCTTTGCAATTGTCCGGTATTACCAATGGAGATGCGACCAACAGTCCAACTTCTCAAGGATATCTTAATGTAGCTATACCTTCTTTGCAACAACAGCAAAGTGTAAGTGGTCAATGGTTTGCTTTGGTGTTTAACTTGAATATGGGAACACTGGGTTCACTGGCAAGTTCAGCCGGGTTTACCTCTACTTTTATGATGGCTTGGTGTGTTGGTGCAGATGGTGCATGGGCAGGAGTAAAATTACCGGGTGTAAATCCACAAGCTCCTTCCTTTAGTTTGCAAGGCGTATTAAAATTAAATATTGGTTCTATACTGTTACAAAAAGCAACGGGTACTACAGAGACTGCCTATCTGATGAAAATAAATAATATTGCTTTAGAATTGTTCAGTTTATCCTTTCCTCCGGGAGGGAACATTTGTTTTATGCTATTTGGCAATCCAGCTGCCAATGCAAAACCTGAGAGTTTGGGCTGGTACGGATCATATGTAAAAAATTAAAGTATATGTTTGAAACATTAGCTGCCAAAGTTCTTAGTGTCGCAAATTCACACCAGGAACTAATCTCCGGAATAAACAAAGAAAATCTTGCGGCTTTTTTTGAAGCTCAAAATGAAATTCGTACTTATGTAACCAATACGAATGGATTTGGTCATCAGGTTTCGACTGTAAATATCATGTTGCGTTTAATTGGCTACGGCTTTAATAAAGACATGGTCTGTATTTACGATGATGGTGCTGCAGATTTACCTACGATACAAAAACTCGCCTTACTTTTGCCTGAAATTGTTTTAATAGGCACAGAGGTACCCAAACCCATAACAATTGGTGGGGCTACTATATCTTTTCAGCCTACATCCACTTACAAACCCGCCAACCAAATAGATTTTGGTATCACCGGAGGGTATGATGATGGGACCAATTTGTCTACAAAGTATCTTACCAATTGTTTTATTGTACTACAACCTTTCCAATGGGGAAAAGCGGTTTATAACAACAGCATCCTGCGAGGTAGCACTACATTGCCCTTAGAAGATGTACAGGCTATTGGTCCTCGTTTTGGAGATAGGGGCTTTTACATGAGTGATCCGACATTAACGGATCAGCAATGGGACTTATACAT is a window from the Flavobacterium cupriresistens genome containing:
- a CDS encoding FAD-dependent oxidoreductase, which codes for MEVKKVEDVKGNWTSCQECQGRGKKSQRLSKKVRLRYQSELDLFEKSKGEGTAPVRPKAHLVLCLKCNGSGLVRSPEPSIIDTENYPHVAIIGGGIGGVALAVACLHRGIPFTLFERDNSFDERSQGYGLTLQQASKAIEGLGIFSLEQGVISTRHVVHTTEGKVIGEWGIRKWLQTEENTFTKRTNVHISRQSLRLALLEQLGGPDKVQWGHQLLDLKQADGEVTLNFQVDGQIKNVKADVVVGADGIRSSVRKLLIDEESSPLRYLGCIVILGICPLKALEDLNSSLLDSATVFQTANGNERIYMMPYASDSVMWQLSFPMSEEEAKELSAQGPQALKEEACRRTQWHSPIPQILIATKAAQISGYPVYDRELLDSETLAKAGQVTLIGDAAHPMSPFKGQGANQALLDALSLARGITRGCRPLSQWRKTGVRESVLTEFEAEMLERSATKVKDSADAALFLHSEIVLHEGDEPRGRCLKKSDS
- a CDS encoding PhzF family phenazine biosynthesis protein; amino-acid sequence: MKVFIIDAFTDQAFKGNPAGVCLVEKEISTATMQAIASELNLSETAFLRRSETSDTDYSIQYFTPTVAIDFCGHATLAAAKLVLHHLNKPFVNFTTFHNLKVHAGSEGENIKMKFPLYDAIDYTPNKELYEAFGIDNPIATKFAKELDMLIIEVSDKTTLENITPDFAKAIQSSDVIKEVVVTAKSEDAYYDFYSRCFCPWIGINEDPVTGASHSVLAKYWSQVLGKTEMRAYQTSKRGGFMQLKISSNTELEVISNAKIIVEGKINID